In Cyanobacterium sp. T60_A2020_053, the genomic stretch ACAGTTGTTTCAACCTATCAGAAAATTGCATATCATCCCGCAATGATGCAACGCCAAAAACCTAGATACTTGCGGTAGGGCATACCGTGAGTAAACTGCTTGGGTCGGTAGTCACTTGACGGGGGTTTGAGGAGTAATTCTTGAATCTAGTTAAGTGGCAATGAAGCAAGAATCACCCATTAAATCAAAGATTGTGATGGTGTGAATGTCAATTGGATAAGCGTTATTTATCTAACGGTGATAAATTATCTAATAAAACCTCTCTTTTATTAAATGGTAAATCATTGTTAATGGCTTCGATTTGTTCTTGTTCAGCGATATTAATTTCATCGATATAATGGTGTAAAATCTTGGTCATGCGCTGATTATAAAAACGGTGCATACTGTAATTGGTAGTTGCTGGAAAACCGCGACGGCGTTTGTGAGAGCCTCCAGCGCCCGGATCGTACATCTGTATGCCTTGATTTATTGCCCACTCAATGGGCTTATAGTAACAGGTTTCAAAATGTAGGGAATCATATTCATCTAAACTGCCCCAGTAGCGCCCGTAAAGATTGTCACCTTTGCGAATACAAAATGACATACCGACGGGATTATGTTCATTTTCTCCCTCTCGGTGTGCCACGACTAACATTAAACGATGGCTATAAATGGGATAAAGTTGCTCAAAAAATTTTTTAGTTAAGTATTTACTACCCCAATAAAATTTATCGCAGGTATTACTATAAAAACGATATATATAAGGGTAGAGATAATGGGGGATTTCTTCTCCTACCAAATTTTTGGTAACTAAACCAGCAGTGTTAACGGTTTTGCGTTCTTTTTTGATATTTTTGCGCTGATTTGAGTTAAACATTTTCAAGTAATCATCAAAGTTTTGAAAATCTCGATTTGACCAAATATAGCCGTGATGTTGCCAAGTGGTGAAGCCAAATTGTGCTATGATTTTCTGCCATTGAGGATCAACAAATAAAAAATTACATCCTGAAAGGTGATTTTTTGCACAAAAATGATCAATAGCATTAACCATTATTTCTGTAATAGCTAATTCATCTTCTCCCGAAGCGATTAGGAAACGATAACCCACCGCCGGAGTAAAGGGAGTCATCCCCAACAATTTGGGGTAATATTCGATACCTAGACGATAGGCTAAATCTGCCCATTGATTATCAAAAACAAACTCACCATAACTATGCCCTTTGACGTAGAGGGGCGCTCCTCCCACTAGACTATTACCCTTCCACACGGTAAGATGATAGGGTTGCCAACCGGCGCGCGCCTGCACACTACCAGAAGTTTCTAAATTATGTAACCATTCCCATTCTAGGAAAGGAGTAGGGAGGGGTAATGCCATGTCATCCCATGCTGATTGGGGTATTTCCGCCATTTTTTGGTGCCAACGGATTATATACTCTGAAGTGGGGGAAGATGAAAAAATTTTGTTGAGCATGATCTTTTCAGCAAGAATACCCATACCATTATAGTGGCATTTCCTTAAAGTTACTTAATATTTATGGTGGAACAATAAACTTTTAAACATCTACCAATTTACCCGTGATATATTTGTGTAAAATGCTGGAAATAAGACTTTGGTAGGTGATTCCTTCCTGAATTGCTTTTGTTTCTATCATCTCCAAATCAAGAGAAGATAGCATTAGAGTTCTTTTATGGAAGTTGCCATGGCATATTCTTTTATGTTTTCAAGGCGTTTAGGATTACCGACTGAAAGCCATTCATCATTTTCAAATGATTTTAATAAGTCTTTTTCATCTTGATTCAAATTACTCATTAGCACCTCTCCTTAGATAATATTTAGTAGCTTTACGAGATGGAATAATAGTTTTGAGAAATATCTCTTGTCGTGTTTCTATATTCCATCTGATTCGTTTCATCCTTCGGATAGTGATTTGACCTTATTTTTGTCCTAATTGTTGTAGTATAGCCCAGCGCCCGTCAACCAAGTTATTATCGTTAGGGATGGGGGGAGGGGCGCAGTTTTCATTATTACATAGCTGTCGCAACGGTAAAGCAAGGGATAACTGCTCATAAATCCACTCTTGCACCTCAAAATAACCATCAGGGGGTAAACTTTCACATAAATCATCCCCAGTGATTTCCCTTTCAAGGGGGAATTTTTCCTCATTCACCAAATCATTATTAAGCCAAATAATCTCAGAAGTATCTACTTCCAAACGATGGTTAAAAGTCTGTAAACAACGGTCACAGGTTAAAGTTAAAATAGCATCAGCCTGTAACTCTATCTCCAGAAAACCACCCCGATGAAACACCGCCAAAGTGCCTTTAACAGGTGTTAAGGTGTTTAAGCCCTTAAAATTTTCCTTAAAAGTAAATTTATCAGTATGCTGGGGCATTTTCAGCAGTTGGGGAATATATATTTTATCCATGCTTCCTCTTTCTTCTCACTCTTTCTGAATTTTAACCGTTTTTGGTCTTATTTAACTGACGTTACGCACTGATTCAAATGTCAGGTTAAGGGAGGTTTCAGGTAGCAGGTTTCAGGTTTAAAACCCTTCCCTCCATAGACTCTTGTACAAGAAAAGATCAATAAACATAAGTTTCTTGTCAATTCTTTAACCTAACACCCGACACCAACAATTAATTCCATTTTTGCGTAACATTAGTTATTTAAAAAGGATTTCGATTTATTCAGCAAACCCTAATTATCAATTGTCCATTATCCATTGTCAATTGTCCATTACCTAATTACCCAGCGCCCTTCACCGTAACAATACCATAGGCGTGAGGGGTCAAATATTTTACAGAGGCTTCTTGAATATCAGCAACCGTTAAACTACGAATTTGATCGGCATAGGTAAAAGCCGGTTGTAAATCTCCCATTTGAGAATAATAGTAACCATAAAGATTAGCTATATCACTGGGTTTTTCATTATGAAAAATGAATTGATTTGCCACTAAAGTTGATACTCTTTGTAACTCTTTTTGATTAACTCCATTATTTTGAATATCTTTAATGTGAGTGATAATTTCCTCCTCTACTTGTGCTAAATTTTCTTGATTTAACTGACAAGCAACAGAGAAAACCCCTTGAATTTTATGAGTCATATTATTAGCAGAGATACTTTTGACGAGATGACGAGTTTCCCTCAAATCACGATATAAACGGGATAACTTACCCTGCCCTAAAATCACCGCTAACACGTCTAAAGCTAAAGTCTCTCGAAAATTATTTAAACCCGGCGCGCGCCACATCATCATTAAGCGTGACTGTTGTAAACTAACGTCAGTATAATCATCCCTGACAATTGTTTGAAACGGTAACTCAGGAATATGATTAACTGGATGGGGTGAAGGTTGAGAAGATAAATGCCGACAATTTTTCTCCACAACAGCAGTTAATTCCTCAACTGGTAAATTTCCCACCGCATTCACCGTCATAGCTGAAGGTTGATACCAACTATGATGAAAATCTGCCATTTGTTGACGAGTGATATTTCCTACCACCTCTTGAGTGCCAAGAATAGGGCGAGAATAGGGTAAATTGGGAAAACAAATCTTCATACCCCTTTCAAACACTAAACGACGGCGATTATCCAGCGCCCTCCGAATTTCCTCTAAAACCACTAATTTTTCTCGTTCAAATTCAGCTAACGGTAAACTAGGATTAAGCACTAAATCTAGTTGGAGGGGCGCTAATTCTGCTAAATCTTGGGGGGCGCAGGTAACATAAAAATGAGTATATTCTTGACTAGTGGCCGCATTAGTAACAGCGCCCTTCCCTTCCACAATGCGCTCAAACTCTCCTCCCATTAACCTTTGACTACCTTTAAAGATCATGTGTTCTAAAAAGTGAGCCATACCATTGATATGATCGGTTTCCAGCAAAGAACCAACATTAAACCAAACATTAAAATTAATAGCATCAACCGGCATTTGCTGGGCGATGATGGTTAAACCATTAGATAACTTGGTAATGGTAGGGGTGCTGGATTGTGTCTGCTTAACAATGGTTAAGGTCATGGGAAGTAATTAATAT encodes the following:
- a CDS encoding insulinase family protein, with the translated sequence MTLTIVKQTQSSTPTITKLSNGLTIIAQQMPVDAINFNVWFNVGSLLETDHINGMAHFLEHMIFKGSQRLMGGEFERIVEGKGAVTNAATSQEYTHFYVTCAPQDLAELAPLQLDLVLNPSLPLAEFEREKLVVLEEIRRALDNRRRLVFERGMKICFPNLPYSRPILGTQEVVGNITRQQMADFHHSWYQPSAMTVNAVGNLPVEELTAVVEKNCRHLSSQPSPHPVNHIPELPFQTIVRDDYTDVSLQQSRLMMMWRAPGLNNFRETLALDVLAVILGQGKLSRLYRDLRETRHLVKSISANNMTHKIQGVFSVACQLNQENLAQVEEEIITHIKDIQNNGVNQKELQRVSTLVANQFIFHNEKPSDIANLYGYYYSQMGDLQPAFTYADQIRSLTVADIQEASVKYLTPHAYGIVTVKGAG
- a CDS encoding N-acetyltransferase, with product MLNKIFSSSPTSEYIIRWHQKMAEIPQSAWDDMALPLPTPFLEWEWLHNLETSGSVQARAGWQPYHLTVWKGNSLVGGAPLYVKGHSYGEFVFDNQWADLAYRLGIEYYPKLLGMTPFTPAVGYRFLIASGEDELAITEIMVNAIDHFCAKNHLSGCNFLFVDPQWQKIIAQFGFTTWQHHGYIWSNRDFQNFDDYLKMFNSNQRKNIKKERKTVNTAGLVTKNLVGEEIPHYLYPYIYRFYSNTCDKFYWGSKYLTKKFFEQLYPIYSHRLMLVVAHREGENEHNPVGMSFCIRKGDNLYGRYWGSLDEYDSLHFETCYYKPIEWAINQGIQMYDPGAGGSHKRRRGFPATTNYSMHRFYNQRMTKILHHYIDEINIAEQEQIEAINNDLPFNKREVLLDNLSPLDK
- a CDS encoding DUF177 domain-containing protein, producing MDKIYIPQLLKMPQHTDKFTFKENFKGLNTLTPVKGTLAVFHRGGFLEIELQADAILTLTCDRCLQTFNHRLEVDTSEIIWLNNDLVNEEKFPLEREITGDDLCESLPPDGYFEVQEWIYEQLSLALPLRQLCNNENCAPPPIPNDNNLVDGRWAILQQLGQK